The Calypte anna isolate BGI_N300 chromosome 20, bCalAnn1_v1.p, whole genome shotgun sequence DNA window CTTACATATGAGTTTTTCTCCAACTAACATTTTCATAATCCCAGTATAACATGAAATGGTGAAGTTTGTTCATGCCATTGTTGTGAACTTCATAGGAATAACTTTTAAATTCTGTTGAGAGTATGCATatttgaaaggcaaaaaagatATGGCTTGCAGTAGCCATATTGTACCTCATATGAATTTTGTTATATTGCAGTAGGACCATGTGCCAGGTAGTAGAGAAACCAGTAGTTAAATTTGTAGTCTCTAATATTTGCTATTTATTATCCCCAAAGTAGCTTTGGGATGCTCACTAGAGGAGTATGGCTAGAGGCCAAGTTCTATTGTTATGCCAGCTGATTGAATTACTCACTTTTGTATTAGtagtataaaaaataaaatgtgaccATGGCATAGATTTGATTAAAAATAGTTGCAATcaactcttttttaaaaaaaaaactgaattatACTCTCAACTTCTATTGTATTCAATAGCTACAGTTCATCAATCTGATGATTGCAGCTGTTGCTATTTGTAtgtgattttctgtttaatcCTTGCTAATTACAGTAATGGAAAAAGCCATCCAAGCACCAAAGGACTAAATAAACCAATTTCTCATGTGAAGCCATCTCCTGGAAGATTAGGCAAAAATGTATCAAGTGCCattgaaaaggtaaaaaattctttgattttgtttACAGAGAAATGGTGCTTAGTTTGTGTCAGTTTCTTAATAACATCACatactttcatattttttcagaCTTCTGACAGTCAAGATGGTAGACAGTCAAGTATTTCTAAGAAGGGAAGAAACCAGCTGGATGACAATACTCAGTCAAAAAGGTCGTTTTATGCTAAGATGGTCTGTTTGATTTGTAGGCAATTCAAACTGGTATATAAAATGCTTGTGATGGAATCGTGGTTTCTCTGTCTTGCCTTTGACTCAACTGCAGTGCTATCTCTGCCAGAAAATGCTAATTTTACCTCATTGCAAAGTTTCCATGCCAATTCTAGTTTTATTCATATAGATCCATCTCCTTGAAGGTGGTAGCAAGACCTTTGTAAACTGTTCTTCCAAAGACATTAAACATTCTAACAGCATATGACCTTTCTTTTATTTAGGATCATGAGTGTTTGCCCATCTCTGCACAGAGCACAAGGACCAAAGAGAAGTCTCCcagaaagaaggcaaaatgaATCTTTTCTGCATGGGATCCCTCCTAGCATCAAGGGCAGCACACAAGGTAGCTTCTGTAGGGTTAAAGATGTCCCAATGCAACATTTCTATTACAGCAAAAAAGAACAGTTGGAAAAGAATTACCAAGATGTTGCTGGAGCTGGTCCATGCTCTTCTAAATGGCAAGAAGCCTCTGTAGATGAAATGTTTCTTGATTTTGAATCGGTACAAATTATTAAAGAAGATGCTGAAGATGATAGTGCCAGTGACCTCTCTGACTCAGAAAGGATTCCCATTCCCCCGTCTCCCTGCACACCACCTGAACTCATTCTCAGAGCTGAAGAAATTGATCCGGTTTGTTTAGAACACGTTCCTGATACAGGATTTAAAGAATCAGAATATTACTACCCAGActtcctcccacctcctttcaaCTCATGGGACTTGAAACAACTGGCAATCTTTGTTAACGTGGAGGGTAAAACTGAGTTTCAACCAAAGCCAACGGGATTTCTTGAGAAGTACATTGATCGCCTTGTGCAGCTGGAATGGCTGCAGATGCAGACTGTGcagaatgagaaaggaaaagcagccaaAGCCAGGCCACAGACTACTCCGGGCTCCATCCGTACCCTGAAAAGCCCTGGCAAAAGCAAAGCATTGCTCAGCCCTTTGCCTAGCAAGCAAGGGGTTCCCCAAGAAAGAGTTACAAAGCTGCCCAGAAGCTGTTCAGGTCCCAGGGGAGATTCGTACTGTGAAGAAAGTCACCGGTTACAGTCTCATCCGGGTCACTTGAAACTTTCTGAGAGAACGGGGCAGGCACTGCCTGCTCAGAGACAATCTGGTGAAGTAAGgagtgaactgaaaaaaaaaccagctccAAAGCAGTTTCACAACATGCAGCCCTCAGAGAACAATTCTAAAATTCAAAGTGTTGGTAATATCAGACCCCCTAAGCAACCTCCAGTATTTCATGGTTCAGCTGCTCCCATCAAAGGCTTAAAAACATATGGGAGTACAAATCCAAAGAAAAATGGCAATACCAATAATTATGTTCCTTCTAAAAAACCAACAGTAGACAGGAAGATAAAAACAAATGGCACAAAGCAAACATTTTGcaaatttaaatgaagaaaaattcattAGTTAATGATGATGCTTCTTGACTGCTAAAAAGCATTTGGCCAGTGCAGAAGGATGTTTTCTTCATAGGAAGATTCTGAGAAAGTGTGTTCATGATGCATGGTTCTATGTCAGCACTGTTCATTTCAATATATTTGATCTAAAGCCAGCAAGGCCAGCAGAAAATCCTTTCCCTGAAGGCAAATGTCTTCCATTGGTCtttcccccaaaatattttcagttgttctATGAAGATAATAATAGACAGAGTAGACAAATTTAGAGAAATATCAAATTCCAACATGTCCTTCTGTTTGCACCAGTTGAAGTCCATTGAAATCTGTGCTGTTTCTTATGCTTACCTTGGTATATCTGAGGGAATAGGACCCATGCTCTATTTTTGAGCAAATGTGCTATTTTGTGAGAGAGGTTTGATGGTGGTGTTTGCTGATGGAAAAGGGCTCaactgttttataaaaaaaattgagcaTGCTTATCTATGCAAAGTCAAACTAACGCTTCACAGAAGATGATGaattggatatttttttttatgcttttatagAAGAAGAATGGACataatgttttgaaatattttaatgcagaagggattgtttttaagacaaaaaCTTATTAGGGAGCAGACAACTTCTACAGTGATAGATTAAGAAAATGGAATGCATATTTTTATACCCAGAAATGTCCAATGTGTGTACAGACAGCTTTCCTTAAAGTTCATTTTGTAAGTCTTGATGCTCTGTGTTATTTAGATGGAATGACCAAATTTCAAATTGCACATGGATATTTATGATTAATGCAAAATAAGTTGATTACTAGAGACTCTGTGGCCTGATTTTCAGAACTGGTAGCCTCTCAAAAATAGACTCTTAGGAAATGAATGTAGAGACTGCTGTAAGTTCAGGGAAAGATATATTTTGGTACAAAAGATATCTATTTTCATTCACCTATTATTTATCCTGTGGTCCACTCTACTTCAGTTAGCTTCTTGTTTCAAGATTGAGTGAAGTAACATGGAGAAACATCATACTGGACAGAAACTGCATCTCCTGTGTCTGTGAGATACAAGAGAATGTGAAGGATAGCTCTGAGTATTCAGGTGTCAGTTCAGCTGTTATGATTCCAAATCAATCACAACAGCTGGGGACGTGATCTTGATGAAAGATGAAATTCTAGAGGATATTTTGTACTTTAATATGAAATACTGAGCACCATTAAACTCAGCCTCAGTCACCAATCCCACTGAACTGTAATGAGAACTGAGGTCTGACAGATCAGGTAGTACAAGTGCATCCTTGACATTGTGAAAGTAGCAAGAACCAAAAGGTACCTTGTGTATATAGTTAAATTGCACTTCTCTTGTTGATCTCATCTTGGTTTTAAGATGCTTGgctgtttctgttctttcattGTGCCTACCAGATATTCAGCTTTGTAAAATTTCAAAGCATGGATTAATATGTAGTTTAAAATGTGAGAATattaataaatgtaataataaGCTAGAGTATTTTACAGTACATAAAAACGTTGCTCAGGAAtagtctaaaaatatttttagtgggttttttcttgtctaCTGCAGATCAAATGTGAGATTTTAAATTGATAAAGGAAACAAATGTAATATACATTATTACATTGCCATATCAGTATTTGTGAGGTTACAGTTCAAGTGAATTGTAGTTGCATGTACATTCAGCTGTATGGCATTTATGTTAATCTAAATCTGACATGCTCAAAGATCAAATAAATTGGCTGTGTCAGAGATGTGGTGAAATTTAGAGGATGGCATTCAACACCAGCAACTGCAGAGCACCAGCACATTCTAATTGttgtttttcatccttttgCTTTGTTCCAGACTCATCAtgtttttcagctcttttttttttaggttcttGCATCCAGTGCTAGAATTCCAAGCTCTGACCAGATTCTACAAGCTTTCTTCAGTTAAGTTTTCCTGATTCACGTTAACAGTAGCGAAAGTTGGCAGATCTTCTCTTGCCAATAGGCACCACAGTGCATGGTTTTAGTACAATGTTTTAGTGCAGTTGGAAGGACCAAAACCAAGGTAACCAGGATCAAGTCAATTGCCAGAATAGGAGTTTTCTAGAGCAAATTCTGCTGGACAcgataattaatttaaataaattttcctctgaaacattATTCCAAATTGATGCTTTCTTAAGTTACAAGGAGGGTATGTAGGAACAGGGACATTTTGCATGATCACTTCTGAAAGAATAAATAGTGTTTCAGTCAGCTTGACCAGAGCTAAGGTGACTGGCACTGAGAAGTTTTTTCTCACAGAACtaggatatttttgttttaatgtagtGCTTATGGTATGATGGATAGGAGTGTGTTGCTGGAGACTGAGAAGTTAAGCAGAAAGAGATGGTGATGCacttaaaataaatctgaatgcTTGTTCATCACTAAGCTCTGGATGGATCTGGCCAACTACATTCATTGCGTGATAATCAGACAAGTCTCATTTTTGTTCATTGATTTAGTAGTTCTTACACAGTATTCTTTGTTCAcatacagaaatagaaattttgTGTTTGCTCCAACAAGCGGTTCTTAGAGTGATCAGACTTGCAAGGGTTGGATTTTATCCTGCAGCCCTTTAGTGCCCATTTGAACTTGACTTTGTTCTGGGCCTGTAGACCAAAAGAGCTCCTTTTATTAAAAGGACTGTTTTAGgatttcttcattttgtattGATGGATCTTCTCTTCATAAGCACTTATGAAAATAGCAGAAAGGTTCATTCCATCAAATACATTCATTTTGGGATTAAAATACTTCATAGCACAGTGTTTGTAGGgctgtatatatttttttcaatgtttagCAATAGGATCATATGTGTGTCTAAGCCTAGAATTGATGATGCTTCTTGAAGAACAAGTTTACTGAGATAttaaagaataattattttttctagataatttaaagttttaatgTTCTGCAGTACTACCTGCAAAACAAATACACTCAGGTTCCATTTTAAATAAGCAGCCAAATTCTATTTCAGTTATGCTAGTATAAGCTTTGAACAGCTCTTTGTTTTCAATCAAATTACCCTGTTACAAAGATGtgaaaaccacagaattttACTCCAATAtataaaaactgttttccttagCAATGCTatactttattttatatgtatacCATGAACAGTTATAAACTgatattgtttttctgttgacacgtttcttttttctgtgttatttacATCTCTGCAGTGAAATACTCTGGTCAGTTAAAAGTTTTACCTCTCCCTGGGCTCTTCCCCCTCCCAATAGCTTTCAATCGTCTACAGCAGTTCTGAAGCTCCTGCACAAAGTCTCCAGATCCTCATTCTGAAGCAGGTACCAAGTTTCTGCAGTTACTCCCTCTGAATTTGTGTTCCAAGGACGGGTTATTGTGTGAGCAACATGCACCATTTTGGGAACAGGGGGGGAACATCTTCCTCTAGTGGGAGGTAGGAAGACTCAAATCAAGTCCTACTGAAGGTTCTGTGTCCTAAATCACTGGGTGACCACTTGTTCAGGCTGATAAAATGGactgtgtttttcctttattgAGAGACAATGTTTGATGATAAGAATTCAGGGTAGGGGGATAATAATAATGCTTCTCACAGAGGCAGAGAATCAtcctttctgtgtttcatttgtGGTTGTTTCAGGTAACTTTTATCCTGTATTtgctatttaaattattttgttacaaGTTTGAGTGTATTTTGACAGTGTTTTCAGTCAGTATGTCAAATCTTGATCTGATATTGTAGTTGAAATGTCTACAGTTTGGAATTGCCTATAATGTACTAGGCTTTGccttattttaaagatattgaGTCTTTGTTGCTCTCATTGGCATTAGTgtgttttgctctgaaaaataatttgacagACCACTCTGGAAAGATTGAAATTCAATAAACTGAGAATTTGCAGCCCAGCATTTGATGTTGGTAAtcatgcattattttttatttgaacaatttgtgaatatttttgttAGTAATTTCATTGGAAAGTGATCTTGTAATTCAAAGTTACTGTATATTTACTGTATTAAAAGTGAAATACTGTTACCTAgttgtattttttccatcatcCACAAGGTGGCACCTGTgaggcttttttggttttgttttttttttttttttttaaaatggatggAGTTTGTAGCTCAGAATATCTCAGCTAAGTACGT harbors:
- the FAM217B gene encoding protein FAM217B isoform X1: MGPGIQEYPLLLHRETQKKESQINENHKGMVNNGKSHPSTKGLNKPISHVKPSPGRLGKNVSSAIEKTSDSQDGRQSSISKKGRNQLDDNTQSKRIMSVCPSLHRAQGPKRSLPERRQNESFLHGIPPSIKGSTQGSFCRVKDVPMQHFYYSKKEQLEKNYQDVAGAGPCSSKWQEASVDEMFLDFESVQIIKEDAEDDSASDLSDSERIPIPPSPCTPPELILRAEEIDPVCLEHVPDTGFKESEYYYPDFLPPPFNSWDLKQLAIFVNVEGKTEFQPKPTGFLEKYIDRLVQLEWLQMQTVQNEKGKAAKARPQTTPGSIRTLKSPGKSKALLSPLPSKQGVPQERVTKLPRSCSGPRGDSYCEESHRLQSHPGHLKLSERTGQALPAQRQSGEVRSELKKKPAPKQFHNMQPSENNSKIQSVGNIRPPKQPPVFHGSAAPIKGLKTYGSTNPKKNGNTNNYVPSKKPTVDRKIKTNGTKQTFCKFK
- the FAM217B gene encoding protein FAM217B isoform X2 — translated: MKTTKECNGKSHPSTKGLNKPISHVKPSPGRLGKNVSSAIEKTSDSQDGRQSSISKKGRNQLDDNTQSKRIMSVCPSLHRAQGPKRSLPERRQNESFLHGIPPSIKGSTQGSFCRVKDVPMQHFYYSKKEQLEKNYQDVAGAGPCSSKWQEASVDEMFLDFESVQIIKEDAEDDSASDLSDSERIPIPPSPCTPPELILRAEEIDPVCLEHVPDTGFKESEYYYPDFLPPPFNSWDLKQLAIFVNVEGKTEFQPKPTGFLEKYIDRLVQLEWLQMQTVQNEKGKAAKARPQTTPGSIRTLKSPGKSKALLSPLPSKQGVPQERVTKLPRSCSGPRGDSYCEESHRLQSHPGHLKLSERTGQALPAQRQSGEVRSELKKKPAPKQFHNMQPSENNSKIQSVGNIRPPKQPPVFHGSAAPIKGLKTYGSTNPKKNGNTNNYVPSKKPTVDRKIKTNGTKQTFCKFK